Proteins encoded together in one Flavobacterium keumense window:
- a CDS encoding pseudouridine synthase: MSTTRGGGRTNSSRPNSNKPTRAKGERSGAKPAMQKRAQGPKKAKINTKVAEVEANKTAKKPNQAPKRAKAADEIRLNKYIANSGVCSRRDADIYIQSGNVKVNGVPVTEMGYLVKLNDVVNFDGVTLTPEKKEYILLNKPKNFTTALDEGQEFRNVLELVRGATTAKISAVGRMDKNTTGLLLFTNDTDMIRKFTLPNQKSSKIYQVSLDKNLKYEDLEKISKGLVLDGHRVFVEEVSYIENEPKSEIGLKLRTANVKVVRSIFEHFDYNVLRIDRVAFAGLTKKNLPRGNWRYLTDQEIINLKNI, encoded by the coding sequence ATGAGTACTACAAGAGGAGGCGGAAGAACCAATAGTTCTAGACCTAATTCAAATAAGCCGACCCGAGCCAAAGGCGAACGAAGCGGAGCTAAACCTGCCATGCAAAAGCGTGCGCAAGGGCCTAAAAAGGCTAAAATCAATACCAAAGTAGCCGAAGTGGAAGCTAATAAAACGGCTAAGAAACCCAATCAAGCGCCAAAAAGAGCTAAAGCAGCAGACGAAATTCGTTTGAACAAATACATTGCTAACTCAGGAGTATGTTCGCGTCGTGATGCCGATATTTACATCCAATCAGGAAACGTAAAAGTGAATGGCGTTCCTGTGACAGAAATGGGATATTTAGTTAAGCTAAATGATGTAGTCAATTTTGATGGTGTCACATTGACTCCAGAGAAAAAAGAATACATCTTGTTAAACAAACCAAAAAATTTCACAACTGCCTTAGACGAAGGGCAAGAATTTCGTAATGTATTAGAGTTAGTTCGTGGAGCTACTACAGCAAAAATAAGCGCTGTAGGAAGAATGGACAAAAACACTACGGGATTGTTATTGTTTACCAATGATACCGATATGATTAGAAAATTTACCTTACCTAATCAGAAATCATCAAAAATTTACCAAGTTTCGTTAGATAAAAACTTGAAATACGAAGATTTAGAAAAAATAAGCAAGGGTTTAGTATTAGACGGTCACCGCGTATTTGTTGAAGAGGTAAGTTATATCGAGAACGAACCTAAAAGCGAAATCGGGCTAAAATTACGTACTGCAAATGTAAAAGTGGTACGCTCTATTTTTGAACACTTTGATTATAATGTGTTGCGAATAGACCGTGTCGCTTTTGCCGGTTTAACAAAAAAGAATTTACCTCGAGGCAATTGGCGTTATTTAACTGATCAAGAAATTATCAATTTGAAGAACATTTAA
- a CDS encoding DUF58 domain-containing protein, whose protein sequence is MNIESQRDTISSFRHLELLAHQVVEGFISGMHKSPFHGFSAEFAEHKVYNSGESTKHIDWKLFAKTDRLYTKQFEEETNLRCHIIIDNSSSMHYPYLKESQHFYESKIGFSVLASAVLMNLLKKQRDAVGLSVFSDIYEYYAPEKGSDRHHRMILNALEGLLEQPKVSKTTDSITFLHQIAEKIHRRSMIILFTDMFQAGNEEALFSALQHLKHNKHKVVLFHVFDAKTELGFNFDSAPRKFIDVETGEEVAVFANTVQQDYEKEVANYFKKLALRCAQNRIQYVPVAVGENFEKILLTYLVEKQNFG, encoded by the coding sequence ATGAATATTGAATCACAAAGAGATACTATTTCTAGTTTTCGTCATTTGGAGTTGTTAGCTCATCAAGTGGTGGAAGGATTCATTTCGGGTATGCACAAAAGCCCTTTTCATGGTTTTTCGGCTGAATTTGCAGAGCATAAAGTCTATAATTCTGGAGAAAGTACCAAACATATCGATTGGAAATTATTTGCCAAAACGGATCGTTTGTATACCAAACAATTTGAGGAAGAAACCAACTTGCGTTGTCATATTATTATTGATAATTCTTCGTCAATGCATTATCCCTATTTAAAAGAAAGTCAGCATTTTTATGAAAGTAAAATAGGATTTTCTGTGTTAGCTTCAGCGGTTTTGATGAATTTATTGAAAAAGCAACGTGATGCAGTGGGTTTAAGCGTGTTTTCGGACATCTATGAATATTATGCGCCGGAAAAAGGAAGTGATCGTCATCATCGAATGATTTTGAATGCGCTTGAGGGGCTTTTGGAACAACCGAAAGTTTCAAAAACGACCGATTCGATTACTTTTTTACATCAAATTGCAGAAAAGATACACCGTCGCTCCATGATTATCTTATTTACGGATATGTTTCAGGCTGGAAACGAAGAAGCTTTATTTAGTGCTTTACAACATTTGAAACACAACAAGCATAAAGTGGTTTTGTTTCATGTTTTTGATGCTAAAACCGAATTGGGGTTTAATTTTGATTCGGCTCCTCGAAAATTTATAGACGTAGAAACTGGAGAAGAAGTAGCCGTCTTTGCTAATACCGTTCAGCAAGATTATGAAAAAGAAGTGGCTAATTACTTTAAAAAGCTAGCATTACGTTGCGCTCAAAACCGAATCCAATATGTTCCAGTCGCTGTGGGCGAAAATTTCGAAAAAATACTGTTAACCTATTTAGTTGAAAAACAAAACTTTGGTTAA
- a CDS encoding four helix bundle protein, translating into MCFSNVYFEESKGFPNEEKFSLTDQIRRSSRSVTVTITESYRKRVYPKNFLSKLTDAEAENSETQVWLDFSLACGYLKEIKYNELTSLNTEVGKLIYYMMNNPDKFGSSKI; encoded by the coding sequence ATTTGCTTTAGCAATGTTTATTTTGAAGAATCCAAAGGTTTTCCAAATGAGGAAAAATTTTCTTTAACAGATCAAATTAGAAGAAGTTCGAGAAGTGTAACAGTTACAATAACTGAGTCTTATAGGAAAAGGGTTTATCCCAAAAATTTCTTAAGCAAACTTACTGACGCAGAAGCTGAAAATTCCGAAACTCAAGTTTGGTTAGATTTTTCTTTAGCTTGCGGTTATTTGAAAGAAATAAAATACAACGAATTAACTTCTCTAAATACTGAAGTTGGGAAACTGATTTACTATATGATGAATAATCCAGATAAATTCGGTTCGAGCAAGATTTAA
- a CDS encoding MmcQ/YjbR family DNA-binding protein, translating to MDIQQFFEYCLSKKGVTEHFPFNEDALVLKVGSKMFLLTSLSSWENGNPQVNLKCDPDRAQELRAEYDGIQPGYHMSKKHWNTISINQDVADALVKELIDHSYELVFSSLPNKIKNEILSLEN from the coding sequence ATGGATATTCAACAATTTTTCGAATATTGTCTTTCTAAAAAAGGAGTTACAGAACATTTTCCGTTCAATGAAGATGCTTTGGTGTTAAAAGTAGGCAGTAAAATGTTTCTTTTGACTTCGCTAAGTTCATGGGAAAACGGAAATCCGCAGGTCAATTTGAAATGTGATCCTGATAGAGCTCAGGAATTGCGTGCTGAATACGACGGAATTCAGCCGGGGTATCATATGAGTAAAAAACATTGGAACACCATTTCAATCAATCAAGATGTTGCTGATGCTTTGGTTAAAGAGTTAATCGACCATTCGTATGAATTGGTTTTTAGCAGTTTGCCTAATAAAATAAAAAATGAAATCCTGAGTTTAGAAAATTAG
- a CDS encoding DUF423 domain-containing protein — MNKKITATAAFLGMTAIILGAFGAHALKKVLTPEQLISFETGVRYQMYQAFFLFFLAAQNNILEKTKKTIYTLIISGVLFFSGSIYLLSTMGISGINFKSIGLITPLGGLLLILAWGILGFSILKVKR; from the coding sequence ATGAATAAAAAAATTACAGCAACAGCCGCATTCTTAGGAATGACCGCCATTATTTTAGGCGCTTTTGGTGCCCACGCTTTGAAAAAAGTACTCACTCCCGAACAATTGATTAGTTTTGAAACAGGGGTGCGGTACCAAATGTACCAAGCGTTCTTTTTATTCTTTCTAGCCGCTCAAAATAATATTCTAGAGAAAACTAAAAAAACGATCTATACCCTGATTATATCAGGAGTCCTTTTCTTTTCAGGATCGATTTATCTGTTGTCCACAATGGGAATCTCAGGGATCAATTTTAAAAGTATTGGATTGATTACCCCACTAGGTGGCTTATTACTCATCTTGGCTTGGGGGATACTTGGTTTTTCTATTCTAAAAGTAAAAAGATAA
- a CDS encoding PH domain-containing protein codes for MNEQLKKFLNEEQDPKAIEKVMSKLSDLLMKNEEIGYIAVQKKPAITVLPDSIVVTNKRIIICQPKNLGLSMNFTDYSWDEIESTFVKEGILGSDFSFVTKTEISVTIEYIPKVQARKMYAFAKEQIDLLKGGLGLNTNPAVEEVETEEVSSFAEIMPTQVPFFTGISTLDGDKPLNELTSDELFEKLQNYKKLLDNGLILQGEYDALKKEILSYM; via the coding sequence ATGAATGAGCAACTTAAAAAGTTTTTAAACGAAGAACAAGATCCTAAAGCCATCGAAAAAGTCATGTCAAAATTGAGTGATTTATTGATGAAAAATGAAGAAATTGGTTACATAGCGGTGCAGAAAAAACCCGCAATTACCGTTTTGCCAGATAGTATTGTGGTGACTAATAAACGAATCATTATTTGTCAACCTAAAAATTTAGGGCTTTCAATGAATTTTACAGATTATTCTTGGGATGAGATTGAAAGTACTTTTGTTAAAGAAGGTATTTTAGGCTCTGATTTTTCATTTGTAACCAAAACCGAGATTTCGGTGACTATTGAATACATTCCGAAAGTTCAAGCAAGAAAGATGTACGCTTTTGCTAAAGAACAAATCGATTTGTTAAAAGGAGGTTTAGGTTTGAACACTAACCCAGCGGTAGAAGAAGTCGAAACAGAAGAAGTTAGTTCTTTTGCAGAGATTATGCCTACTCAAGTTCCTTTTTTTACTGGAATCAGTACTTTGGATGGAGATAAACCACTCAACGAATTGACATCAGATGAACTTTTTGAAAAGTTACAGAACTATAAAAAATTACTCGATAACGGTCTGATTTTACAAGGTGAATACGATGCCTTGAAAAAGGAAATTTTGAGTTATATGTAA
- a CDS encoding cyclase family protein has protein sequence MKAKIHNIQIDLSKPIDISIPITNDEQNPIAWYQNAPEITPVVMGDWIGKVAEGQSSTNFNNLFFNPHAHGTHTECLGHITREFYSINQCLKAFFFWATLISVQPEKVGEDLVISKLQIDKALQSVPNSEINPEAIVIRTLPNDVSKKSLKYSNTNPPFLSEEAALFLRESGIQHLLIDLPSVDKEKDGGKLVAHKAFWNVKDVNHLNDDARLNCTITEMIFVPNEVLDGNYLLNLQIASFENDASPSKPILYSLE, from the coding sequence ATGAAAGCAAAAATCCACAACATACAAATTGACTTATCAAAACCCATTGATATTTCCATTCCAATAACGAATGACGAGCAAAATCCTATTGCTTGGTACCAAAATGCCCCCGAAATTACTCCTGTAGTTATGGGAGATTGGATTGGGAAAGTAGCTGAAGGGCAATCGTCAACGAATTTTAATAATCTATTTTTCAATCCGCATGCACACGGGACACATACCGAGTGTTTAGGGCATATTACAAGAGAATTTTACAGTATCAATCAATGTTTGAAAGCGTTTTTCTTTTGGGCAACTTTAATTTCGGTTCAACCAGAAAAAGTAGGGGAGGATTTAGTGATTTCAAAACTGCAAATTGATAAGGCGTTACAATCTGTTCCTAATTCAGAAATCAATCCAGAAGCCATTGTTATTCGCACCCTGCCAAATGACGTTTCAAAAAAATCATTGAAGTATTCCAATACGAATCCGCCTTTTTTGTCTGAAGAGGCAGCGTTGTTCCTTCGCGAAAGCGGAATCCAACATTTGTTGATTGATTTGCCTAGTGTTGATAAAGAAAAAGACGGGGGCAAATTAGTAGCACACAAAGCCTTTTGGAATGTCAAAGATGTGAACCATTTGAATGACGATGCGAGACTGAATTGTACGATTACCGAGATGATTTTTGTACCTAACGAAGTGCTTGATGGCAATTATTTATTGAATTTACAAATCGCTTCATTTGAAAATGATGCTAGTCCGAGTAAACCTATTTTGTATAGTTTGGAGTAA
- the hemW gene encoding radical SAM family heme chaperone HemW has protein sequence MSGIYIHIPFCKQACNYCDFHFSTSMKKKEEMVLALAKELQLRKGEFEYEIIETIYFGGGTPSRLQIADIRFLIATIYEHYTIVENPEITLEANPDDLSESYLLELKGIGVNRLSIGIQSFFEEDLKLMNRAHDSAQAKKCLEIATRYFDNISLDLIYGIPDPSQNGEQAKQMSNERWQQNIETALSFGIPHISSYALTVEPKTALNKLIQTGKVASPNDEVAQEHFMILVETLEANGFVHYELSNFGKENYFSRNNSAYWLGKKYIGIGPSAHSYNGDSRSWNVANNTLYLKALQNDELPNEVEKLTLEDRYNEYIMTGLRTIWGVSLDRIEQEFGSQYLDYLKQQSQKFIVDGLLSITDGILKPTLKGKFLTDGIASDLFYLNLE, from the coding sequence ATGAGCGGAATCTACATCCATATCCCCTTTTGCAAACAAGCGTGTAATTACTGCGATTTTCATTTTTCGACTTCGATGAAGAAGAAAGAAGAAATGGTTTTGGCTTTGGCCAAAGAATTGCAACTGCGTAAAGGTGAGTTTGAATATGAAATTATCGAAACCATTTATTTTGGAGGAGGAACTCCAAGTAGGTTGCAGATTGCAGATATAAGATTTTTGATTGCTACGATTTATGAACATTATACTATTGTAGAAAACCCCGAAATTACTCTCGAAGCCAATCCTGATGATTTGTCAGAATCTTATTTATTAGAACTTAAAGGGATTGGGGTTAACCGGCTTTCTATTGGAATTCAGTCCTTTTTTGAAGAGGATTTAAAGTTAATGAATCGCGCGCATGATTCGGCGCAAGCAAAAAAATGCCTAGAAATAGCTACCCGTTATTTCGATAATATTTCACTGGATTTAATTTACGGAATTCCCGACCCGAGCCAGAATGGCGAACAGGCGAAGCAAATGTCGAACGAAAGATGGCAGCAGAATATTGAAACGGCACTATCATTTGGAATACCACATATTTCTAGTTATGCCTTGACGGTAGAGCCTAAAACCGCGTTGAACAAACTGATTCAAACAGGTAAAGTAGCTTCGCCCAATGATGAGGTAGCCCAAGAACATTTTATGATTTTGGTCGAAACTCTGGAAGCCAATGGATTTGTTCATTATGAGTTGTCTAATTTTGGTAAAGAAAATTATTTTTCTAGGAATAATTCGGCCTATTGGTTGGGTAAAAAATACATCGGAATTGGTCCTTCAGCACATAGTTATAATGGTGATTCTAGAAGTTGGAATGTTGCAAATAATACCTTGTATCTGAAAGCACTTCAGAATGACGAATTGCCTAATGAAGTCGAAAAATTAACACTCGAAGATCGTTATAACGAATATATTATGACAGGTTTACGAACGATTTGGGGTGTTTCTTTAGATCGAATTGAGCAGGAATTTGGTTCTCAATATTTGGATTATTTGAAGCAACAATCACAAAAATTCATTGTTGATGGTTTGCTTTCTATTACCGATGGAATATTGAAGCCAACATTGAAAGGGAAATTTTTAACCGATGGAATAGCAAGTGATTTGTTTTACTTAAATTTGGAATAA
- a CDS encoding GxxExxY protein, with amino-acid sequence MTENELSKIVFDCALKVHQSLGPGLLESAYEECLFYELKKQGLNIEKQKPLPLIYEEVKLDIGYRIDIIVNNKLIIEIKSVEALNDVHFAQLLTYLKLTNCKLGLLINFNVTLIKNGVKRVVNNL; translated from the coding sequence ATGACAGAAAACGAATTGTCTAAAATAGTATTTGATTGCGCTTTAAAAGTACATCAAAGTTTAGGTCCTGGACTACTAGAAAGTGCTTATGAAGAATGTTTGTTTTATGAATTAAAAAAGCAAGGATTAAATATTGAAAAACAGAAGCCATTGCCTTTAATTTATGAAGAAGTAAAACTTGATATTGGATATAGAATTGATATTATAGTAAACAATAAATTAATTATTGAAATTAAATCTGTTGAGGCATTGAACGATGTACATTTTGCTCAATTGTTAACGTATTTGAAATTAACAAATTGTAAATTAGGATTGCTAATAAATTTTAATGTAACATTAATTAAAAACGGAGTAAAAAGGGTAGTTAATAATCTTTAA
- the ruvC gene encoding crossover junction endodeoxyribonuclease RuvC: MANERIILGIDPGTTIMGFGLIKVVNKKMEFLQLNELQLSKYDNHYQKLKIIFERTIELIESHHPDEIAIEAPFFGKNVQSMLKLGRAQGVAMAAGLSRGIPITEYEPKKIKMAITGNGNASKEQVAKMLQQLLGLKTLPKNLDSTDGLAAAVCHFFNSGRLEIGKSYSGWDAFVKNNESRVNK, from the coding sequence TTGGCAAACGAACGTATCATATTAGGAATCGACCCTGGAACCACTATTATGGGTTTTGGATTGATTAAAGTAGTCAATAAAAAAATGGAATTTTTGCAATTGAACGAACTGCAATTATCCAAATACGACAATCATTATCAAAAGTTAAAAATCATTTTTGAACGCACAATTGAGCTCATCGAATCGCATCATCCTGATGAAATAGCGATTGAAGCTCCCTTTTTTGGAAAAAATGTGCAGTCGATGTTGAAATTAGGTCGTGCACAAGGCGTTGCTATGGCGGCGGGACTTTCGCGCGGTATTCCCATTACAGAATACGAACCTAAGAAAATAAAAATGGCCATAACCGGAAATGGAAATGCTAGTAAAGAGCAAGTAGCCAAAATGCTTCAACAATTATTAGGTCTTAAAACCTTACCGAAAAATTTAGACTCTACCGATGGATTAGCGGCCGCTGTTTGTCATTTTTTTAATTCAGGCCGACTAGAAATTGGCAAAAGTTATTCGGGTTGGGATGCTTTTGTGAAAAATAATGAATCTCGTGTTAACAAATAA
- a CDS encoding dipeptidase, whose amino-acid sequence MENIAAYVQENKERFINELIELLKIPSVSADTAYSQDVFDTADAVKLSLEKAGCDLVEICDTPGYPIVYGEKIIDPNLPTVLVYGHYDVQPPDPMELWTSPPFEPVIKTTEIHPEGAIFARGACDDKGQMYMHVKAFEYMIHSNCLPCNVKFMIEGEEEIGSKSLSWFVERNQEKLKTDVILISDTGMISNQQPSITTGLRGLSYVEVEVTGPNRDLHSGLYGGAVANPINVLTKMIASLHDENNHITIPGFYDKVEELSAAERAEMAKAPFSLENYKKALNIEEVYGETGYVTNERNSIRPTLDVNGIWGGYTGEGAKTVIASKAFAKISMRLVPNQDWEEITELFTNHFLSIAPKGVTVKVTPHHGGQGYVTPIDSIGYQAANKAYTETFGVPAIPVRSGGSIPIVALFEKELKSKTILMGFGLDSDAIHSPNEHFGIFNYLKGIETIPLFYKYFVELSK is encoded by the coding sequence ATGGAAAATATAGCCGCTTACGTTCAAGAAAACAAAGAACGTTTCATCAATGAATTAATTGAATTATTAAAAATCCCTTCTGTCAGTGCAGACACAGCTTACTCTCAAGATGTATTCGATACCGCCGATGCCGTAAAATTAAGTTTAGAAAAAGCAGGTTGTGATCTAGTCGAAATTTGCGATACGCCAGGCTATCCAATTGTGTATGGCGAAAAAATAATTGACCCCAATTTGCCAACCGTGTTGGTATATGGACATTATGATGTGCAACCACCCGATCCAATGGAATTATGGACTTCTCCTCCATTTGAGCCAGTAATTAAAACGACCGAAATTCATCCTGAAGGCGCTATTTTTGCACGTGGCGCTTGCGATGACAAAGGACAGATGTACATGCACGTGAAAGCATTTGAGTACATGATTCATTCGAATTGCCTGCCTTGCAATGTAAAATTCATGATTGAAGGCGAAGAAGAAATAGGTTCCAAAAGTTTGAGTTGGTTTGTAGAACGCAACCAAGAAAAACTAAAAACCGATGTGATTCTGATTTCAGACACCGGAATGATTTCAAATCAACAACCGTCTATTACGACAGGCCTTCGCGGTTTGAGTTATGTAGAAGTAGAAGTTACAGGACCTAATCGTGATTTACACTCCGGATTGTATGGCGGTGCCGTGGCTAATCCAATCAATGTACTGACTAAAATGATTGCTTCTTTACATGACGAAAACAATCATATTACGATTCCTGGTTTTTATGATAAAGTAGAAGAACTTTCTGCTGCCGAAAGAGCCGAAATGGCCAAAGCACCTTTCAGTTTGGAAAACTATAAAAAAGCGTTAAACATTGAAGAAGTCTATGGCGAGACTGGCTATGTAACTAATGAAAGAAACTCCATTCGTCCCACATTAGACGTGAACGGAATTTGGGGTGGCTATACTGGCGAAGGAGCCAAAACTGTGATTGCAAGTAAGGCTTTCGCCAAAATTTCAATGCGTTTGGTTCCAAATCAAGATTGGGAGGAAATCACTGAATTATTTACTAACCATTTTCTAAGTATCGCTCCAAAAGGAGTAACCGTAAAAGTAACTCCACATCATGGCGGACAAGGCTATGTGACCCCAATCGACAGCATTGGCTACCAAGCCGCTAACAAAGCCTACACCGAAACTTTTGGAGTTCCAGCTATTCCTGTTCGTTCTGGCGGAAGTATTCCTATTGTTGCGTTGTTTGAAAAAGAATTGAAAAGCAAAACGATACTGATGGGATTTGGATTGGACAGCGATGCGATTCACTCACCAAACGAACATTTCGGAATTTTCAACTACTTGAAAGGGATTGAAACTATTCCGTTGTTCTATAAATATTTTGTAGAACTGAGTAAATAA
- a CDS encoding M3 family metallopeptidase, producing the protein MNPFFQAYNTPFNVPPFDQIKNEHFKPAILEGIKRNAAEIEAIANNPVAPTFENTILAMENAGELLSNVNTVFSNLNSANTNKEIQTIAKEVSPNLSAHRDNIYLNEKLFARVKALWDKKETLGLNLEQAKLLDNAYKDFVRSGANLAATDKEKLRKINGELSMLSLKYGQNILAETNKYQLVITDKKDLEGLPQNVIDAAAADAKVKGKSGSWVFTLANSSVIPFLQYSANRKLRQEIWNAYQTRANHDDELDNKANAIQLANLRGQKARLLGYASHSNYVLEESMAKTPENVNKLLNDLWKPALEKAKVEAADIQKMMAKDGIKGAVQPYDWRYYTEKIRKERFDLDEQELRPYFSLENVRNGAFQVAQKLYGLQFKELKDVPKYHESVTAFEVLEADGKHVGVLYTDFHPRESKRGGAWMTSYRNQKTENGERKAPVVSIVCNFSKPTETTPALLTFDEVSTLFHEFGHSLHGLLSNVTYKSLAGTSVPRDFVELPSQIMENWAAEPEVLKMFAKHYQTGAVIPDALIAKLKKSGTFDQGFGTTEYLAASLLDLAYHSQTKDITIDANTFEKQAMTKIGLIESIIPRYRSTYFSHIFSGGYSSGYYSYIWSGVLDTDAFEAFKITTLFNPEKAKSFRKNVLEKGGTEDPMVLYKRFRGAEPSIEPLLRKRGLDKKEEAPVKKIKG; encoded by the coding sequence ATGAATCCATTTTTTCAAGCGTACAATACACCATTTAATGTACCACCTTTTGATCAAATTAAAAACGAACATTTCAAACCTGCCATTTTAGAAGGGATTAAAAGAAATGCTGCCGAGATTGAGGCAATAGCCAATAATCCAGTAGCTCCTACTTTTGAAAACACCATTTTAGCTATGGAAAATGCAGGAGAGTTGTTGTCTAATGTCAATACAGTTTTCTCTAATTTAAATTCGGCTAATACCAACAAAGAAATTCAGACAATTGCCAAGGAAGTTTCCCCTAATTTATCGGCGCATCGCGATAACATTTATTTGAACGAAAAATTATTTGCTAGAGTTAAAGCGCTTTGGGACAAAAAAGAAACCTTAGGATTGAATTTAGAGCAGGCTAAACTTTTGGATAATGCTTACAAAGACTTTGTTCGTTCAGGAGCTAATTTAGCGGCTACTGATAAAGAGAAGTTGCGTAAAATTAACGGAGAGTTGTCGATGTTGAGTTTGAAATACGGTCAAAATATTTTAGCGGAGACCAATAAATACCAATTGGTAATTACCGATAAAAAAGATCTAGAGGGATTGCCACAAAATGTCATTGATGCGGCAGCAGCTGATGCTAAAGTAAAAGGAAAATCAGGAAGTTGGGTATTTACTTTAGCTAATTCGAGTGTGATACCGTTCTTGCAATATAGTGCTAACAGAAAGTTGCGTCAAGAGATTTGGAATGCGTATCAAACTCGTGCCAATCACGATGATGAATTAGATAATAAAGCAAATGCAATTCAGTTAGCGAATCTTCGTGGGCAGAAAGCCCGATTGTTGGGGTATGCCTCTCATTCTAATTATGTTTTGGAAGAATCAATGGCAAAAACACCAGAAAATGTCAATAAATTATTAAACGATTTATGGAAACCTGCTTTAGAAAAAGCAAAAGTAGAAGCTGCCGACATTCAAAAAATGATGGCTAAAGACGGAATTAAAGGAGCTGTTCAACCGTATGATTGGAGGTATTATACGGAGAAAATTAGAAAAGAGCGTTTTGATTTGGACGAACAGGAATTGCGTCCTTATTTTAGTTTAGAGAATGTAAGAAATGGAGCTTTTCAAGTCGCTCAAAAATTATATGGATTGCAGTTTAAAGAATTAAAAGATGTACCTAAATATCATGAATCGGTTACTGCTTTCGAAGTTCTTGAAGCTGATGGAAAGCATGTTGGGGTGCTTTACACTGATTTTCATCCTCGTGAATCTAAAAGAGGTGGAGCTTGGATGACTTCATATAGAAATCAAAAAACGGAAAATGGAGAGCGAAAAGCACCAGTAGTTTCTATCGTGTGTAATTTTTCAAAACCTACTGAAACAACCCCAGCCTTATTGACCTTTGATGAGGTAAGTACATTATTTCATGAATTCGGACATTCATTGCATGGGTTACTTTCAAATGTGACCTATAAGAGCTTGGCGGGAACTAGTGTTCCAAGAGATTTTGTGGAACTGCCTTCGCAAATTATGGAAAACTGGGCTGCAGAACCTGAAGTGCTTAAAATGTTCGCTAAACATTATCAAACAGGTGCAGTCATTCCAGATGCATTAATTGCTAAATTGAAAAAATCAGGCACGTTTGACCAAGGTTTTGGTACTACCGAATATCTGGCAGCTTCCTTATTGGATTTGGCATACCATTCACAAACTAAAGACATCACCATCGACGCCAACACCTTTGAAAAACAAGCCATGACTAAAATTGGCTTGATTGAATCTATTATTCCAAGATATAGAAGTACGTATTTCAGTCATATTTTTTCAGGAGGGTATTCTTCAGGATATTATAGCTACATCTGGTCAGGAGTGTTAGATACCGATGCTTTTGAAGCGTTTAAAATCACTACACTTTTCAATCCAGAAAAAGCGAAGTCTTTCCGTAAAAATGTATTGGAAAAAGGAGGAACAGAAGACCCAATGGTTTTGTATAAACGTTTCCGAGGGGCTGAGCCAAGTATTGAACCTTTGTTGCGAAAAAGAGGCTTGGACAAGAAAGAAGAAGCTCCGGTTAAAAAGATAAAAGGATAG